Below is a window of Pyrobaculum aerophilum str. IM2 DNA.
GCTGAGTTGCAGTGGGTGAGGGAATACGCAAGGAGGAGCCACGCGACGCCGTTTGTAATTTACGGACCTGAGGGGTGCGGCAAAACTGCGCTGGCCCTAGAGGCGGTGAGGCGTTTTTCCAGCTGGTACGCCGGGGGAATTGCCCTTTATATTGACGGCAAAGCCCGAAGGGCGGCTGAGGCAGTTAAGAGCAATGTAAACATAGGCGATGTGTTGGCAGAGGTGGGCGGTTTGGCGGGATCTGTGGGCAGATCGGCGGCGCGCCTCGCCGTATGGCTATTGGGCAAAATAGTGGAGAAAATCGCGGAGAGGTTTGCGCCTATGAACATATTAGTAGTAGACGAGCTGTTTTCAGCTGTGGGAGTTAGCGAAGGCGCCTTGGCGGTGAAGTACGCCAAGGAGCTGGGAGACCGCGTGTTGAGGTCTAAAAAGGCCGAGTTGGGAGAGATTCCAAAGCCTCTCGCAGAAGCCTCCGTGTCTTACTTAATATTCTCCTCTGAGGGCTCTTCTAGACGCGAGCTCTCTAGACACAACTGGGCACACATAGCGCTAATGTGGAATATGGGTGAGAGGGGGTTTCAACAGCTTGGCGAAATTCTCGGCGCGCCGGACTTCTCCGCGGCTTGGAGGCTCTGCGGGGGACAACCCCCGTTGCCTTTTCCAATTAGCAGAGCTGGACTGGGACGCGGAAAAATTCCTAACTCTAATCGCCTCTTCTAGGCGGATGGGCTGGGTTGTGGCTGAAGTTGCCGGGAGGGGTTTTGCGGACGTGTTGAGAGAGGCTGTGGAAAACCCCGACGTGTTGGCCGAGCCGCAGGGCCTGGAGTTGGCGCGGTTTTTAGAAAATAGGAACTTTGTAATAGAGCTGTCGCCTATAGTTATAGGCCAAGCGCCTCGGCCCGATGACGAGTTGGGCGTTGGGCGGCGGTACGCGTGGCAAACGCCCGCGCTTAGAGACGCCGTTAAAATGGCGTTGGAAGGGCGAGTATAGTCCTGATAGTGCGTATTAATTGCGCGTTCACCTCCTCCGTGCCTATAGTTATCCTCACATATCCCGGGCCGAGGCGCGCCTCCTCGTCTCTCACCCAGACGCCGTATTTCCGCAACGCCTGGGCGAAGCCCGGCGGGCCTCTGGCCAGTATAAAATTGGCGTATGTGGGCCAGGTCTTAACTCCTAGGCGCGACAGCTCTTCTTTTAAATACCGGGCCCCCTCGCGTATTTGCCTCACCACCTCGGCCACATAATCTCTCTTGTAGAGGGCGGCCCTGGCCGCGGCAAGCGACGGGAGGGACACTCGGAATCTCACAGTGTTGTAGTGAATTCTCCAGCCCCGGCCGGCTATTACAGGAGTGACGCGGAGCCCCGCGAGGAGGAAGGCCTTTGACATCGTCCTCACGACGGCCAAATTGGGCCAAGACTCCACTAAATTCGCAACAGTGGCCCCCGAGAATTCAAAATAAGCCTCGTCGATTATAGTAGGCTTGCCCAGGGCGAGAACCTCCTCCACCTCCACCGGCTTTAAAAGCAGTTGCCCCGTGGGGTTGTTCGGGTTGTCTAAATAAACGGCGTCTGCCCTCCTGGCGGCGTCTAAAAACTCCGCGAGATCTAGGCGGAATTCCTCTCCCCTCAGCGGCGTTTTGACTAGAGAGGCGCCGTGGAACTGCGCCTGGTCTTCAAAGAGGAAATACGTGGGGCTCGGCACGGCCACCGCCCGGGCCGTCCTCAAAAGAGGCTCAAAGAAGTCGTCAGCCCCTGGGAAGAGCCACACATACTTCGGGTCAACGCCGGCGTATTCGGCGTAGAGCCCCCTCACCTCGTCGTAGAGAGCGGCCGGCTGGTACCAATTGCTCACCGCGAGGGCCTGCGCCGCCGCCTCTACCACGTGGCTGGGCGGAGGGATTGGAACTTCATTTTGATCAAGTTTGAGAACGCCGGCTGGGGGAGGGAGCATGTCTGTAGAGTAATTATTGCCGCTGTGATGTCAGAAGTTGTCGTATTTCTAACATTAGCTGATATACCGCGTCTATCCTCTTGTTTGTCTCGTCAATCTTCAGAACTAACGTCTTGGTAATCTCGTCTATCCTCCTGTTAGTATCGTCTATTCTCTTGTTCAACTCTTGGAATATTTCAAGCATTTTTTGAGACATCTCTACCATTCTCTGATTTGTCTCGTCAATTCTCTTGTTAGTGGAGTCAATCCTTTGGCTTAACACGTTGTTTATTTCGCCAATTCTCTTGTTTGTCTCATCTACTTTCTGGAGAAGCATCTTAGTAGTTTCACCAATTCTTATGTTTACTTGGTCTATTCTCTTGTTTGCCTCGTCTATTCTCTGGCTGAGAGTTTTGTTTACTTCGTCTATTTTCTGCTCTAGTCTGGCTATTTCCGTCCGCGCGCCTTTTAATTCCTCTACTATTGTGCCGAGGTAGAGGAGGAATATGTCCTCTGTGGATAGCTTCTTACCCTCTTTAATTTTCCCGTAGGTGTGTTCTACCGCCGTCTTCAAGGCGTCGTAGGCAATGGAAGAAATTTCGCCAGACACAGAACACTTCGTCCATGTCTATATATGCTTTCAGCCCGCCACTAGCCCGTCGTCGGCAACGCCTAGGGGCGCCCCCAGGGGCTTGCACATGTAGGGGCCGCACCTCTCGTAGCCAAGCTTGCGGTAGTACTCCCTCACCCCCACTCCGGAGATAACGGCGATTTTCAACGCGCCGAATTCCCCAGCTATTTCCTCCGCCAGTCTCATGAGCTCTCTGCCCATGCCTGAGTGTTGCCACCAAATGCCCTGCTTCCCCACTGGCACGGCGGGGCCGTAGACGTGTAGCTCTCTCACTAACGCCGCCTTGTACAGCTCAGGCCTGTGCGGTCTATTTGGAATTCTCAGCCGCAGTATTGCGTATAGAGTATCATCGGGGCCGACGGCCTCGAGAAATATCTCCAAGCCCCCTGATGCCTCGTATTCTGTTTTCTTTACCTCAACGGGGCCGGGCTGAATGGGCACGTTGTTGGCCAGCTTTATGCCCACTTCTCTACACCTAATCTCCTGGCACTTAAGACCCAATCTCTCCATGTGTTTCAACACTATTTGCCGCATATTGCCCCACCTGGGCCCGTCGAGGACGTGGTGGAGTGGGATGTCTCTGCCAAACCTCATTACTCTGACCCAGCGGGGGATAGATGCGTATATTTTAGCTAGAAGCTCTAGCCAAGTCTCTTCGTCGTAGCTTTTATAAAGACCGCGACGCCAGTCTTCAGAAAGCTCTGTATTTGGCACGACGTAGAGGGGGTATATTTTCACGCAGTCGGGCATGTAGCTGGGATTGGAGAAAATCTCCCTAACCATTTCCAAATCGCGGTCTGGGTCGCTCCCGGGGAGGCCCGGCATTACGTGGTAACACACCTTATACGCCGAGTCTTTAAGAATCGCCGTTGCCTCAACGACCTCAGCCGCGCCGTGTCCCCTCTTCACTTTTTGCAACACGTCGTCGTAAATAGATTGAACGCCCAGCTCTACCCTCGTCACGCCGAGTTTAAGGAGGAAGTCCACCTCGGCCTTGTTTATAAAGTCCGGCCGGGTCTCCACGGTTAACGCCACCATGCGGAGCTCTGCAGTTTCGTTTCTGATCTGCTCAGCCTCTAAATTAGGCGTTGGGTCGGCTGAAGAGGTCCAGTGGGGGAAGTCGTTAAGCGCTTTGTATATATTTGCCACAAACCACTCCCGGTAGCCACGCGGCAAGGCGCTGAAGGTTCCGCCCATTATCACAGCCTCTATTTTAGAGGGAGTGTGGCCGTTTTCAATATAAACTTTTATCCTCCCCGCCGTTTGTAAGTAGGGGTCGTACCTATTCCTCTTGGCCCGGAGCACAACGGGGCTGTCCGGCATGTAAGACTTAGGGGCGTCCGCCGAGGAGGGGCAGAAGGTGCACCGCCCGGGGCAGGGGAAGGGCTGTGTCATTAGCGCAACTACGTGGACTCCGCTCGCCATTCTAATAAAGCGGAGGGGCTTCTCCATCATAGCGCCGACTTGTAATAAACTGGTTGCGTAGCGTGGACTCCGCATACAAAATCAGCCAGGGCGGCCACGGACGTATTGCGTTATCCAAATTTATAAACCTATTATGCTTAACTAACGTGGGTAGGATTAGGCGCTTTCCGCGGGAGGTGGCCGAGGAGAGGCTGGAGAGGATAATTATAATGGCGGTCGAAATGGGGAAAAACGTAGTGTGGCTTTCCGACGACGTTTTTACGCTAAAAAGCCTAGAGCCGCATAAGAGGTATAGGGCTAGGCCAGTGGGCGGCGCCTACGTAGTTGATGAGCTCTTGTAGCCCAGCCCTCTCCCTGCTGGCGGAGCTGAACAGAGAGGTGGAGAGCCGCCAGCTGGGGAGAGTGGTTATTGTTGGAGGCTTTGCAGTTGAGCTCTACAGCGGGGGCGCCTACAGAACTGGCGACATCGACTTTGTGCTAGATACCTACAAGCCGGAAGAGGCTCGGAGAGTTTTCGAAGAGCTAGCCGAGAGTAGGGGATGGCGGAGAGTTTCGAGAACTTATGAGGGGCCTGGCGCGCTTTTTCTAGACCTCGTGGGTTATGAGTACATAGGCCGCGTCAAAGTATTAGAAATATGCGGAGGAAAGGTATACGTCCAATCTCCAGAGGACGCTATTGTTTCAAGCTTAAATGCGTGTGTATACTGGAACTCTCCGGGGGACTGCGAAAGAGCCGTTGCTGTGTTAGCCGCACAACAGGGGCACATTGACTGGGGCTATTTAGTTGCATTGGCAGAGAGAAACGGAGTATTGTCGAAATTAAACGAGCTTAAGCACGTGGTAGAAGAGGCGTTATGTGGGCGCTAGTGGCGCTAATTATCGCGACCGTAGCCGTCTTGTACTTAGCTTTTAAAGCCTTTAGGCCGTATAAGAGGTCTGTGAGGGAGGAGGCGGCGCTTGAAGCCGCGGTTTTAGCAGAGCTCGCCAAGGGGCCTGCTGATTTGAGCTCCCTTGCCTCTAGAATAGGGGCTGACGAGCTTCTAGTGGCGTCGGTATTGGCGAAGTTAGTTAGAGAGGGCTTAGTGAAACGAGTCGAGGAGGGAGATGTCGTAAAGTATGTATGGAGTGGGCGAAGAGAGTGAGAGACGCGTACTTGGCCATAGGGGATGAGTACGAGAGGACGAGGAGGAGGCCGTTGCCAGTGGCGGATTTGGGGAGATTTGGCGAGAGGGCGCTCGACATAGGGTCAGGTAGGGGGGCCCAGCCCCTTTACTTAGAACACGAACATAAATACGTGGTGCACTGCGATTTACACAGAAGGCTAACCCCCGGCGGAGACTCAGTGGAGTGCGAGGCCACAATGCTCCCGTTTAGAGACGGCGCATTTGACGTGGCATATTTAATAGCCGTAATACACCACATGC
It encodes the following:
- a CDS encoding ATP-binding protein, whose product is MFINKEAELQWVREYARRSHATPFVIYGPEGCGKTALALEAVRRFSSWYAGGIALYIDGKARRAAEAVKSNVNIGDVLAEVGGLAGSVGRSAARLAVWLLGKIVEKIAERFAPMNILVVDELFSAVGVSEGALAVKYAKELGDRVLRSKKAELGEIPKPLAEASVSYLIFSSEGSSRRELSRHNWAHIALMWNMGERGFQQLGEILGAPDFSAAWRLCGGQPPLPFPISRAGLGRGKIPNSNRLF
- a CDS encoding pyridoxal phosphate-dependent aminotransferase, whose protein sequence is MLPPPAGVLKLDQNEVPIPPPSHVVEAAAQALAVSNWYQPAALYDEVRGLYAEYAGVDPKYVWLFPGADDFFEPLLRTARAVAVPSPTYFLFEDQAQFHGASLVKTPLRGEEFRLDLAEFLDAARRADAVYLDNPNNPTGQLLLKPVEVEEVLALGKPTIIDEAYFEFSGATVANLVESWPNLAVVRTMSKAFLLAGLRVTPVIAGRGWRIHYNTVRFRVSLPSLAAARAALYKRDYVAEVVRQIREGARYLKEELSRLGVKTWPTYANFILARGPPGFAQALRKYGVWVRDEEARLGPGYVRITIGTEEVNAQLIRTIRTILALPTPF
- a CDS encoding coiled-coil domain-containing protein, translated to MSGEISSIAYDALKTAVEHTYGKIKEGKKLSTEDIFLLYLGTIVEELKGARTEIARLEQKIDEVNKTLSQRIDEANKRIDQVNIRIGETTKMLLQKVDETNKRIGEINNVLSQRIDSTNKRIDETNQRMVEMSQKMLEIFQELNKRIDDTNRRIDEITKTLVLKIDETNKRIDAVYQLMLEIRQLLTSQRQ
- a CDS encoding elongator complex protein 3, with protein sequence MEKPLRFIRMASGVHVVALMTQPFPCPGRCTFCPSSADAPKSYMPDSPVVLRAKRNRYDPYLQTAGRIKVYIENGHTPSKIEAVIMGGTFSALPRGYREWFVANIYKALNDFPHWTSSADPTPNLEAEQIRNETAELRMVALTVETRPDFINKAEVDFLLKLGVTRVELGVQSIYDDVLQKVKRGHGAAEVVEATAILKDSAYKVCYHVMPGLPGSDPDRDLEMVREIFSNPSYMPDCVKIYPLYVVPNTELSEDWRRGLYKSYDEETWLELLAKIYASIPRWVRVMRFGRDIPLHHVLDGPRWGNMRQIVLKHMERLGLKCQEIRCREVGIKLANNVPIQPGPVEVKKTEYEASGGLEIFLEAVGPDDTLYAILRLRIPNRPHRPELYKAALVRELHVYGPAVPVGKQGIWWQHSGMGRELMRLAEEIAGEFGALKIAVISGVGVREYYRKLGYERCGPYMCKPLGAPLGVADDGLVAG
- a CDS encoding DUF6036 family nucleotidyltransferase gives rise to the protein MSSCSPALSLLAELNREVESRQLGRVVIVGGFAVELYSGGAYRTGDIDFVLDTYKPEEARRVFEELAESRGWRRVSRTYEGPGALFLDLVGYEYIGRVKVLEICGGKVYVQSPEDAIVSSLNACVYWNSPGDCERAVAVLAAQQGHIDWGYLVALAERNGVLSKLNELKHVVEEALCGR
- a CDS encoding TrmB family transcriptional regulator, which translates into the protein MWALVALIIATVAVLYLAFKAFRPYKRSVREEAALEAAVLAELAKGPADLSSLASRIGADELLVASVLAKLVREGLVKRVEEGDVVKYVWSGRRE
- a CDS encoding class I SAM-dependent methyltransferase; translated protein: MEWAKRVRDAYLAIGDEYERTRRRPLPVADLGRFGERALDIGSGRGAQPLYLEHEHKYVVHCDLHRRLTPGGDSVECEATMLPFRDGAFDVAYLIAVIHHMPPEVASIALRNARRVAKRVVITTWAVAKGRQVGPKLWVVPWGKKALRYYFHYTHYDLAKMLPTMPLAMGILKRGNQINYFVLL